The Antennarius striatus isolate MH-2024 chromosome 20, ASM4005453v1, whole genome shotgun sequence genome includes a region encoding these proteins:
- the LOC137587538 gene encoding copine-3-like: MASGGARGPVPGATHLATKVELTVSCENLMDMDIFSKSDPLCALYINTSGSHWYEFGRTEMILNCLNPKFAKKFVMDYYFEMVQRLKFCVYDIDNNTYDLSDDDFLGELECTLGQIVSNRQMTRPLMLTNKTPAGHGTITVCAEEITDTRAANLEVSARNLDKKYFWWSDPFLEFYKQTEARWQLAYRTEVVKNNLNPIWRPFRISLRALCGGDVDKVIKVDCYDHHVNGSHALIGSFKASLAEMQMGTHMSPAEFECINPKKVKKKNYKNSGVICIKQCQIIKEFTFLDYIMGGCQINFTIAIDFTGSNGDPSSPQSLHYINPEGYNEYLTAIWAVGNVIQDYDSNKMFPVFGFGAQIPPSWQVSHEFPINFNPANPFCAGIEGVVQAYQRCLPQLKLWGPTNFAPIINHVACFARQALQQRMASQYFVLLIITDGVITDMDRTRTAIVEASRLPMSIIIVGVGGADFSAMEFLDSDDKLLCSPRGDVASRDIVQFVPFRDFQGNSVALAQSVLAELPDQVASFFNSYKLRPPNAPSVSALS, encoded by the exons ATGGCCTCCGGTGGGGCCAGGGGGCCGGTGCCAGGGGCCACCCATTTGGCCACCAAGGTGGAGCTGACTGTCTCCTGTGAAAATCTAATGGACATGGACATCTTCTCTAAGTCTGACCCCCTGTGTGCTTTATACATCAACACCTCAGGCTCCCACTGGTATGAG TTTGGACGCACAGAGATGATCCTCAATTGCCTAAATCCAAAGTTTGCCAAGAAATTTGTGATGGACTACTATTTCGAGATGGTGCAGAGGCTGAAGTTCTGTGTCTACGATATTGACAACAACACCTATGACCTGAGTGATGATGACTTTCTGGGTGAACTTGAATGCACCTTGGGCCAG ATTGTCTCTAACAGGCAGATGACTCGACCACTGATGCTGACGAACAAGACACCTGCAGGACATGGAACCATCACG GTCTGTGCTGAGGAGATAACAGACACCAGAGCAGCAAACCTTGAGGTGTCAGCCCGCAACCTGGACAAAAAG TATTTTTGGTGGTCTGATCCTTTCCTGGAGTTCTACAAACAGACAGAGGCTAGATGGCAGCTGGCTTACAGGACAGAG GTGGTAAAAAACAACCTAAACCCGATATGGAGACCCTTCCGTATATCATTACGAGCGCTCTGTGGAGGTGATGTGGACAAGGTTATAAAG GTTGACTGTTACGACCATCATGTGAACGGCTCCCATGCTCTTATAGGGAGCTTTAAAGCCTCGCTTGCAGAGATGCAAATGGGAACACACATGTCCCCG GCTGAATTTGAATGCATTAACCCAAAAAAGGTTAAGAAGAAAAACTATAAAAACTCTGGGGTCATCTGCATCAAGCAGTGTCAG ATCATAAAGGAGTTCACTTTTCTTGATTACATTATGGGGGGTTGTCAGATCAACTTCACA ATCGCCATTGACTTCACAGGCTCCAATGGGGATCCTAGCTCCCCCCAGTCCCTCCACTACATCAACCCCGAGGGCTACAACGAGTACCTGACAGCCATCTGGGCTGTGGGTAACGTCATCCAGGACTATGACAG TAACAAGATGTTTCCCGTCTTTGGTTTTGGAGCCCAGATCCCTCCTTCCTGGCAG GTTTCCCATGAGTTTCCTATCAATTTCAATCCAGCAAATCCGTTCTGTGCAG GCATAGAGGGTGTGGTGCAGGCTTACCAGAGGTGTCTACCTCAGTTGAAGCTCTGGGGTCCCACCAACTTTGCTCCAATCATCAACCATGTCGCCTGCTTTGCCAGACAGGCTCTCCAGCAGCGCATGGCCTCA CAGTACTTTGTGCTGCTCATCATCACCGATGGAGTGATCACAGACATGGACAGGACACGCACAGCTATTGTTGAGGCGTCCCGGTTGCCCATGTCCATCATCAtagtgggtgtgggtggggcAGATTTCAGTGCCATGGAGTTCCTCGACAGTGACGACAAATTGCTGTGTTCACCCAGAGGCGATGTCGCCTCGAGAGACATCGTCCAGTTTGTGCCATTCAGAGATTTCCAA GGTAACAGCGTGGCCCTTGCCCAGAGTGTCCTGGCAGAGCTACCAGATCAAGTGGCTTCTTTCTTTAATTCTTACAAGCTGAGACCCCCGAATGCGCcttctgtttctgctctgtcctag